The window GCCTACAATTGATTATTCTTGTTATTCTGATTTCACTTATTAAACAATTCTTCAAAACCTAATTATTAAACTCATGAATATCAGGAAATCAATCACATCAATCAAAATTATTATCAGATCTAATCTTATCGCTTAATGAGGATGTAACTTATAATTACCTATCCAAATGTCTTTAACTGCAATATTTATAATAAACTTTGCAAAATAAACTTATAGTCGAGTAGTATTTGGATGCTACATTCTGGGTTTTGTTCTATTGCTATCCCTTTTGATCATATTTAAAGTTACACTCAATTCACGCAGAGAAGAACTGCGTTTGTGCATAATTTAGAAATTGGTACAATTTGAAGTGTTTCAGAAGAATGCATTAACTCCTTTAAGGAAGGAAAATGTATTATTTATAATATAGTTCATTAACGTTTAATGTACCAGTATAAAAATCAATAATTATCTTTTGAAAAAGCAATGTATATTCTGCCTGAGCCTTACTAGATTGTGCTTGTACATAGTTTTGGTTTGCCAAGGATAATTCTACAATAGTTCCTATTCCAAGCCTAAAACGTTCTGATTGTTTTTCGAATGACAATTTAGCGGCTGCATAACCAACAATATTAGCATTATAAGTTTCTTTATTGGTAAGAAAATTATTATACGCCGTTGTAATCTGAGCATAAATTACATTTTGATAATTATCATAATTTAAAAGGGTATTCTCATAATTTACTTTTGCATTAACAATACTTGTACGGTATTGTAAACGATTGAAAATTGGGATCGAAAGATTAAATCCAATCACATGTGTCGGATTTTCATTCAACAACTGTTTTTTGAATGGTGATTGACTTAAATTCGTGTATGAACTGTTATAATTATAAAAAAATCCAAGGTTAGGATAGATTCCTGATTTGGCAATTCTAATATTATATAATGAAGCTTTATTAGCTAGTTCTAGTTGCTTTAAATCGGGTCTATTACTTTTTGCTAACTCCAATAACGAATCAAGTTTTATGTCTTCAAGAATAGTTTTTTCTATACCCCAATTAGGTATTGACAATTTAAATTTCATACCCGGCTCCAGCATTAGCGTGGTTGCTAATGTTGCTTTATCAGAAAACAATTTGCTTTTATTAGATAAAAGTTGAACCTCTATTTGATTGATTTGAGCTTCCAGTGTATATAAATCAGTAATTGCAGTAATATTACTTTCTACAAATCCTTTTACTCGTTCATAATTTATTCTCTGAGCAGCAAGATTTTCACTTGTAATCTTTATTAACTCTTCATCAAGCAAAACTTGCAAATACTGTGCAGCAGTATTAAATATAGTATTTTGCTTGGTTTGTTCTATCTGGTTTAGCTGTGCCTTATTTTGGCAAACCGACTGAAGGAGAGTATTCAACCTATTGAAACCATCAAACAAAGTATAATTTGAAGCAAAAGTATAGCCAAGATTATCACTAGTATTCACTATCTCCTTTAAACTATTTAATTGTTGTCCTCTAGTAATATTTCCAAAAGAAGAAAAATTTAAATTGGGCAAATAAGCAGCCTCACTTTGAAGTTTAGTTGCTTTAGTAATTTTTAAAATATTCTCCTGTTGTTTTAAACTTGTATTCTTTTCAATTGCCATTTTTATTGCATCCTGAAAATTAAGAACAATAGTATCTTGAGCATATGAAAGATAAACTGTTGAAAAGAAAATAATTATACTAATGATTTTTTTCATACATTTTATAAATTATTTAAGTTTCAAAATCTCATAATTGCCAAACATATCATATGATGAAGTGATAACCATGTCACCCTCATTCAAGCCATCCAACACCTCATAGTATTGTGGATTTTTTCTGCCTAGTTTAATCATTTTTTTTACTGCTGTCTTTTTTGTTTTATCTAAACAAAAAATCCAGTTACCACCCGTTTTATTATAAAAATTTCCAGCAGGAACAAGCAAGGTTTTATTTTCCTTTCCAAATTCAAGTCGTATTTGTAGGTTTTGACCTTTTTTTATTTCCTTTGGTATTTCTCCAATAAAATCCATAGCCACCTGAAAATTATTATTAACAACCGAAGGATATATTTTATTAATAACTAACCCATATGTATTTTCAGCAAACTCAAAGGTTCCTTTTTGCCCAATGTTAACATCTGCTAGGTAATGTTCGTCAATATTAACTAATATAACATAATCACCCGTTACTTCTATTTGACCTATCCTTTGTCCACTATTTATTGTTTGTCCAATTCTATATTCAGGAGTATTTAATTGACCATCTATTGAAGCCCTAATAATGAGAGCATCCAATTGGTTTCTAGTACTATTTAGACTTTCAAGCATCCTTTTTTCAGACATGGTAATTTGCTCGAGTTGACCTGCCCTTGATAAGGAATCCTCTTTAAAACTAGAAAGCAGAATATCCTTTTGTTTTTTATTCATTATATATTGTTCATTAACTTGATCAAACTCCCATTGTGATATAAGTTTTTTTTCAAGCAAAACTTTATAACGCTGATACTGTGGCTCTGAAAGACTCAATTGATAATTAAAATTTGTTATTTGTGATAGCTGACTTAAATAGTTTTGATTAAGTTGCAACTTTGTATTTCTTATTGTACTAATTTGAAAATAAATGGATGATTCTTGAGTTATTACAGTTAATTCTAAGTTTGGATTTGATAATTCCATGATAATATCACCTTGCTTTACATTCGCTCCAACCTCTTTATAAACTTTTTTAATAACACCTGGTTGAACTGCATCTATATACCTGGTTTCCTTATTACTAACAGTACCTATGACAGCTACATATTCTTGAAAATTATCATTCTTAACTGTAGCAATAATTACTTTATTCAACTCAACTTGTATCTTTGATCTTGAATCGCCAAAAAACAAGATTTTAATTATTATAATTAGAGTGACAAGTAATACCGAAAGAATTATAATTCTTCCTGTAGTCCATTTTTTCTTTTTTACAATTCTATCCATAGTATTTCAAATTTATTTTTGATTTCAGGCAATTTTATTAAAAAAATTAATGAATATACTTATTAGACATTATATAGATTAGTCTGAAAACATGCTGATTATCAAAATTAATTCATCAACTGGTGCTCAATCTATATAATGTCTATTATACTTAAATCATAACTAGTTTTTAATATTGTAAAACAAATAAAAAAAGATGACTTATTCGCTTCTTAATGCAATTAAAGGATTTTGCTTTGCAGCTTTTAATATAACAGAGCTGGTTGCTAATAAAGAAATTATAATAGCAGAAATTGCAACTATAATAAATATATACCATGGAGTTGGTATCCTAACTGCATACTTCTCAAGCCAATCATTTATAAAGTAATAGGCAATTGGAAATCCTATTATAATAGAAATGAAAACATATTTGACTATACTAGTAATAATTATATACATGATTTGAATCATATTTGCTCCATTTACTTTTCTAATTGCAATTTCTTTAGCCCTTTTATTAACATCATGTACAGACACGCCCAAAATACCTATACATGAAAGAATAATAGCAATAATCGTAAATATCTTAAAAAGAAGTCCAAATTTCCTATCTTCTTTGTAAACCTCTTTTGCTAAGTCAGGCATGTAGCAGTATGCCACTACTTTTTCAGGGTATATTTTACTGAATACCCCTGAAATTTTAGACATTATTTCTGCTTGATGTGGTTCATTTAATTTAATATGTATATACTTTATCTTTGAATACTTATCATCAACCCAATTTGCAAGGAAAACTATTGGTTCAAAGTCATCTTTGAAGGATTGGTTTTGGTAATTTTGAATTACTCCTATTATCTGAAAATCCTGGTTATACATCGTAATATATTTACCTACTGCATCTTTTGGGCTTTGTAATCCAAGTTTATTCACTGCGGCTTCATTTAATATTGCTGCATTTTTATCTGAATTTATTTCTTTCGCAAAATTTCTTCCTTCGATAACTTTAATATTAAATACAGGTATGTAATCTGGGCAAATCCACATATCATATAGAGTAACAGAATTGGTTTTATCTCCTTTACTATGAAAAACATCGGCATACGAAACCATTCCTATAGGTGAATCAGTATCAATCGAAACCTTTTTGACTTCTTTTAGCCTCTCCAGTTCATATACAAGACTTTTTACACCATTATACATTATAGAATCTTTGCTTACTGTTGGGTTAAGCCTAACAACTTTATCAATATCACAGTTGATATTTTGACTTTCCATAAAGTGAATTTGGCTATAAATAACGCTTGTCACTATCATTAAAATCAGGGTACTACTCAATTGAATAATAAGTAAAACTTTTCGTGTGGAGATGTTCAGAGTTCCTTTTTTTACATTTGAATTCTTCCTTAGATTAGAAATTGGTTTTAATGAAGTTAGCATTAGCGTTAAAATCATACTTATTATTATGCTACTAAATATTACTATAAAAGAAATTATTAGTATAGAAAAGAAATCAGAAAAAATATAAACTGACGAGGAAAAGTCCAACACCTTATTGAAATAGGGCTGAAATAAATAAATTAATATGGTAGATATTACAACGGCTAATAAATTCACACTTAAGGAATCAATAAAAAATTGTTGGAAAAGTTTAAATGAAGAGCTCCCTAGCATCCGTCTAACACCTATTTCTTTAGATCTTTCATGTACTGAGCTTATTTGAGAGAGCATATAATTAATATAGGCTGTTAAAAGTATGAACACTGAAGATAAAAACAGAATAATTAAATACACATTATTCCCTTTAGCCACAAAAATATCCCATATTATTCCTGTAGAATAAAGATGAACATCTTTCAACGGTTGAAGATAGTATTGATAAGTATTAACCTTATTATATATGATCCACGCACTCCGTTTCGCCAAAAGTTCTTGACATTTATTTTCAAATTGTAAGTAATCTGTTCCATCCTTTAACAACAAGTACGTGTAATATGCATGAAAACCCCAACTTACTATATTAACAGCAGGTTCAAATGGTTTAAAAGTTTCCCACGAAGAAATTATTTTTAAATTTAATGTTGAATTCTCGGGCATATCTTCAATTACTCCAACCACTGTCCAACCATAATTCCCTGTTGAATGTTTTATCCTCAATACTTTATTTAATGGATCTTCATTTTTAAAATATTTTTTAGCCAGAGATTCAGAAATAATAACAGGATTTAATGTTTTTAAGGCAGTTTTTGGATTTCCAGCAATTAACTTAAATGAGAATATGCTAAAGAATGAAGTATCAACGAATGCAATCTGCTTTTCACTAAATTTTTTATCCCCACATGATATTTCAAACTCACCCAAATTTTGACCTGGAATCCTCATTCGCATATAGTTCTCAACTTCTGAAAATTCACTTTTGAGCAATGGTCCTATTGGATGCGGAATAGGTGCACCAACCTGATCAAGTTGACCACCTTTAAATGAATGAAAAAGTACTCTATAAATATTTTTTGAGTTTTTATGAAACTTATCAAAACTTGTATTGTATACAACATAGTTATTTATTGCCAGAAAACTTAGTATTCCAACAACAAGACAAAGAATATTGATAAAAAAGAAATATTTGTATTTAAGAATATTTCTGAAGTTTGT is drawn from Bacteroidales bacterium and contains these coding sequences:
- a CDS encoding TolC family protein, with product MKKIISIIIFFSTVYLSYAQDTIVLNFQDAIKMAIEKNTSLKQQENILKITKATKLQSEAAYLPNLNFSSFGNITRGQQLNSLKEIVNTSDNLGYTFASNYTLFDGFNRLNTLLQSVCQNKAQLNQIEQTKQNTIFNTAAQYLQVLLDEELIKITSENLAAQRINYERVKGFVESNITAITDLYTLEAQINQIEVQLLSNKSKLFSDKATLATTLMLEPGMKFKLSIPNWGIEKTILEDIKLDSLLELAKSNRPDLKQLELANKASLYNIRIAKSGIYPNLGFFYNYNSSYTNLSQSPFKKQLLNENPTHVIGFNLSIPIFNRLQYRTSIVNAKVNYENTLLNYDNYQNVIYAQITTAYNNFLTNKETYNANIVGYAAAKLSFEKQSERFRLGIGTIVELSLANQNYVQAQSSKAQAEYTLLFQKIIIDFYTGTLNVNELYYK
- a CDS encoding HlyD family efflux transporter periplasmic adaptor subunit, which gives rise to MDRIVKKKKWTTGRIIILSVLLVTLIIIIKILFFGDSRSKIQVELNKVIIATVKNDNFQEYVAVIGTVSNKETRYIDAVQPGVIKKVYKEVGANVKQGDIIMELSNPNLELTVITQESSIYFQISTIRNTKLQLNQNYLSQLSQITNFNYQLSLSEPQYQRYKVLLEKKLISQWEFDQVNEQYIMNKKQKDILLSSFKEDSLSRAGQLEQITMSEKRMLESLNSTRNQLDALIIRASIDGQLNTPEYRIGQTINSGQRIGQIEVTGDYVILVNIDEHYLADVNIGQKGTFEFAENTYGLVINKIYPSVVNNNFQVAMDFIGEIPKEIKKGQNLQIRLEFGKENKTLLVPAGNFYNKTGGNWIFCLDKTKKTAVKKMIKLGRKNPQYYEVLDGLNEGDMVITSSYDMFGNYEILKLK
- a CDS encoding FtsX-like permease family protein, with the translated sequence MRLLINQLKTNFRNILKYKYFFFINILCLVVGILSFLAINNYVVYNTSFDKFHKNSKNIYRVLFHSFKGGQLDQVGAPIPHPIGPLLKSEFSEVENYMRMRIPGQNLGEFEISCGDKKFSEKQIAFVDTSFFSIFSFKLIAGNPKTALKTLNPVIISESLAKKYFKNEDPLNKVLRIKHSTGNYGWTVVGVIEDMPENSTLNLKIISSWETFKPFEPAVNIVSWGFHAYYTYLLLKDGTDYLQFENKCQELLAKRSAWIIYNKVNTYQYYLQPLKDVHLYSTGIIWDIFVAKGNNVYLIILFLSSVFILLTAYINYMLSQISSVHERSKEIGVRRMLGSSSFKLFQQFFIDSLSVNLLAVVISTILIYLFQPYFNKVLDFSSSVYIFSDFFSILIISFIVIFSSIIISMILTLMLTSLKPISNLRKNSNVKKGTLNISTRKVLLIIQLSSTLILMIVTSVIYSQIHFMESQNINCDIDKVVRLNPTVSKDSIMYNGVKSLVYELERLKEVKKVSIDTDSPIGMVSYADVFHSKGDKTNSVTLYDMWICPDYIPVFNIKVIEGRNFAKEINSDKNAAILNEAAVNKLGLQSPKDAVGKYITMYNQDFQIIGVIQNYQNQSFKDDFEPIVFLANWVDDKYSKIKYIHIKLNEPHQAEIMSKISGVFSKIYPEKVVAYCYMPDLAKEVYKEDRKFGLLFKIFTIIAIILSCIGILGVSVHDVNKRAKEIAIRKVNGANMIQIMYIIITSIVKYVFISIIIGFPIAYYFINDWLEKYAVRIPTPWYIFIIVAISAIIISLLATSSVILKAAKQNPLIALRSE